From a single Nostoc sp. MS1 genomic region:
- the uvrA gene encoding excinuclease ABC subunit UvrA, producing the protein MSDNKLAASLNGHLPYTNHNSQNTIRIRGARQHNLKNIDLELPRDRLIVFTGVSGSGKSSLAFDTIFAEGQRRYVESLSAYARQFLGQLDKPDVEAIEGLSPAISIDQKSTSHNPRSTVGTVTEIYDYLRLLFGRAGEPHCPICDRCIAPQTIDEMVDRIMELPDRTKFQILAPVVRGKKGTHRKTLSSLASQGFVRVRVNGEVRELSDSIELDKNITHTIEVVIDRLVKKDGLQERLVDSLSTCLKQSSGIANILISPASDNPEAKEEELVFSENFACPEHGAVMEELSPRLFSFNSPYGACPNCHGLGTLRRFSPELVIPDPDAPVYAAIAPWSEKENSYYLELLYSLGQTHNFELQIQWHKLTPEQQQIILYGEKPEGKDNQKTPQFKGVLPILQRQYEGGSELVKQKLEQYLIDQPCEVCKGKRLKPEALSVKLGQYNILDLTGVSIRDCRERTEQLKMSDRQMKIADLVLREVKARLQFLLDVGLDYLTLDRAAMTLSGGEAQRIRLATQIGSGLTGVLYVLDEPSIGLHQRDNGRLLKTLIKLRDLGNTLIVVEHDEETIRAADYLVDIGPGAGIHGGNIISQGGLEDLLAAEKSLTGAYLSGRRVIHTPAERREGNGRSLIIKNAYRNNLRNIDVEIPLGKLVAVTGVSGSGKSTLINELLYPSLQHHLTKKVPLPKDLDKIQGLNAVDKAIVIDQSPIGRTPRSNPATYTGVFDVIRDVFSQTIEAKARGYKPGQFSFNVKGGRCEGCSGQGVNVIEMNFLPDVYVQCEVCKGARYNRETLQVKYKDKSISDVLNMTVEESLDFFQNIPKAVTRLQTLFDVGLGYVQLGQPATTLSGGEAQRVKLATELSRRATGKTLYLIDEPTTGLSFYDVHKLLDVLQRLVDKGNSILVIEHNLDVIRCADWVIDLGPDGGDKGGEIIAVGTPEEVAKNSRSYTGQYLQQVLQQYPAAVN; encoded by the coding sequence ATGTCAGATAATAAGTTAGCCGCATCCTTAAATGGACATCTTCCCTACACTAATCACAACAGCCAGAATACCATTAGGATTCGGGGTGCGAGACAGCATAATCTGAAGAATATTGACTTGGAGTTGCCACGCGATCGCCTGATTGTGTTTACTGGTGTATCAGGGTCGGGTAAATCTTCTCTGGCATTTGATACGATTTTCGCTGAAGGTCAACGGCGTTATGTGGAATCTCTTAGCGCCTACGCCAGACAATTTTTAGGACAATTAGATAAACCTGATGTAGAAGCCATTGAGGGTTTAAGTCCCGCAATTTCCATTGATCAGAAATCTACATCTCATAACCCCCGTTCCACAGTGGGAACGGTGACAGAAATTTACGACTATCTGCGACTGTTGTTTGGTCGGGCTGGTGAACCCCATTGTCCCATATGCGATCGCTGTATTGCACCCCAAACTATCGATGAGATGGTTGATAGAATTATGGAACTACCAGACCGGACAAAGTTCCAAATTCTCGCGCCTGTGGTGCGGGGTAAGAAAGGAACTCATCGCAAGACGTTATCTAGTTTGGCTTCCCAAGGTTTTGTCCGGGTGCGGGTTAATGGCGAAGTCCGGGAACTGTCCGATTCGATTGAGTTGGATAAAAATATTACCCATACAATTGAAGTAGTCATTGACCGCTTGGTGAAAAAAGACGGTCTACAAGAACGTTTAGTAGACTCTTTATCTACGTGCTTAAAGCAGTCTAGTGGTATTGCAAACATCCTGATTAGTCCAGCTTCCGACAACCCAGAAGCAAAAGAAGAAGAATTAGTCTTTTCCGAAAACTTCGCCTGTCCTGAACATGGTGCGGTAATGGAGGAGTTATCACCGCGCTTGTTCTCCTTTAACTCCCCCTACGGCGCTTGTCCCAACTGTCACGGTCTTGGAACTTTACGCAGATTTTCGCCAGAGTTGGTAATACCTGACCCTGATGCACCAGTATACGCGGCGATCGCACCTTGGTCAGAAAAAGAAAATTCCTATTATTTAGAACTACTATACAGTTTGGGACAGACTCATAATTTTGAGTTGCAAATTCAGTGGCATAAGCTGACACCAGAACAACAGCAAATCATTTTGTATGGGGAGAAACCGGAAGGGAAAGATAACCAAAAGACACCCCAGTTTAAAGGTGTACTGCCAATTTTACAACGCCAATATGAGGGCGGTTCAGAATTAGTTAAGCAGAAATTAGAGCAATATTTAATCGACCAACCTTGTGAAGTGTGCAAGGGAAAACGGCTAAAACCAGAAGCTCTGTCTGTGAAGTTAGGACAATATAATATATTAGATTTAACTGGAGTATCGATTCGGGATTGCCGGGAGAGAACAGAGCAGTTAAAAATGAGCGATCGGCAGATGAAAATTGCCGATTTAGTTTTGCGAGAAGTTAAAGCTAGATTGCAATTTTTGTTAGATGTCGGCTTAGATTATCTTACCTTAGACCGGGCAGCCATGACCCTTTCTGGTGGGGAAGCCCAACGTATCCGCCTCGCCACACAAATTGGTTCCGGCTTAACAGGAGTTCTCTACGTTTTAGATGAACCAAGCATTGGTTTACATCAAAGAGATAACGGCAGATTGTTAAAAACTTTAATCAAATTACGCGATTTAGGTAATACCTTAATCGTAGTCGAACACGATGAAGAAACAATCCGTGCCGCCGATTACTTAGTTGATATTGGCCCCGGTGCAGGTATTCACGGCGGTAATATTATTTCTCAAGGTGGTTTAGAGGATTTATTAGCAGCAGAAAAATCTCTGACTGGTGCATACTTATCAGGACGCAGGGTCATCCATACACCAGCAGAACGCAGAGAAGGTAATGGTCGTAGTCTAATAATTAAAAATGCCTATCGCAACAATCTAAGAAATATCGATGTCGAAATTCCTTTAGGTAAACTTGTAGCGGTAACAGGTGTTTCTGGTTCTGGGAAATCAACATTAATTAACGAATTACTTTACCCATCACTACAACATCATCTCACTAAAAAAGTTCCATTACCTAAAGATTTAGATAAAATTCAAGGTTTAAATGCAGTTGATAAAGCCATTGTCATCGACCAGTCACCCATCGGCCGCACACCACGTTCTAACCCTGCAACTTACACAGGTGTTTTTGATGTTATTCGGGATGTATTTTCGCAAACAATAGAAGCCAAAGCCAGAGGTTACAAACCCGGACAATTTTCTTTCAACGTTAAAGGCGGACGCTGTGAAGGTTGTAGCGGACAGGGTGTAAATGTCATTGAAATGAACTTTCTCCCTGATGTTTACGTACAGTGCGAAGTTTGTAAAGGTGCAAGATACAACCGCGAAACCTTGCAAGTGAAATATAAGGATAAATCTATTTCTGACGTTCTCAACATGACTGTTGAGGAGAGTTTAGATTTCTTCCAAAACATTCCCAAAGCTGTGACAAGGTTGCAAACCTTATTTGATGTCGGCTTGGGTTACGTCCAGCTTGGACAACCTGCAACTACATTATCTGGTGGTGAAGCGCAACGGGTGAAATTAGCCACAGAATTATCTCGCCGCGCTACAGGTAAGACACTATATTTAATCGATGAACCCACGACAGGCTTATCGTTTTATGATGTCCATAAGTTATTAGATGTGTTGCAAAGATTGGTGGATAAGGGTAACTCAATTTTAGTAATTGAACACAACTTGGATGTGATTCGTTGTGCTGATTGGGTGATAGATTTGGGGCCAGACGGTGGCGATAAGGGAGGAGAAATTATTGCAGTTGGGACACCAGAAGAAGTTGCAAAAAATTCCCGTTCTTATACTGGGCAATATTTGCAGCAGGTATTACAACAATATCCGGCGGCGGTAAATTAA